A window of the Sneathiella sp. P13V-1 genome harbors these coding sequences:
- the recJ gene encoding single-stranded-DNA-specific exonuclease RecJ produces the protein MSDLEKPAFLGVEQSLKGRKWRLRSEDDRKALTIAQRLDVPEIVGRVLAGRDVPLDEAERYLNPTLKDLLPNPSTFKDMDVAASRIAHAIRNGENIAVFGDYDVDGATSSGLLKCFFDQIGVPLRIYIPDRMSEGYGLNTPALQTLKGEGADLVITVDCGIVSFAEADAAKEIGLDLIIVDHHQAETRLPEAIAVVNPKRHDENQEFTYLAAVGVAFILLVAINRELRDSGWYGDRKAPDLIGLLDLVALGTVCDVVPLVGLNRAFVAQGLKVMAQRRNPGLVALADVAGLDEAPGTYHLGYIMGPRVNAGGRVGKADYGPKLLSSQNREECAELARVLDEYNLERKAIETQVTEEAQAIAEKQSDSDGVLVVSGEGWHPGVIGIVASRLKEAFQRPAIVIGLDNGIGKGSGRSIAGVDLGAAIGAARHLEILDAGGGHAMAAGLTIKENKIDEFRNFLNDRLSSHVEEAVKTASLGLDGVVGVEGASLDLIEKLELAGPYGAGNPEPRFVLGHAKIVKADIVGENHVRVILTGAGNRGRISGICFKSLETDLGEALLNHRGSSFHVAGYLRKNTWRGQSSAQILIEDAYRLS, from the coding sequence ATGAGTGATTTGGAAAAGCCCGCATTCCTGGGGGTGGAGCAATCACTCAAAGGTAGAAAATGGCGCTTGCGGTCAGAAGATGACCGCAAGGCCCTCACCATTGCGCAGCGACTTGATGTTCCCGAAATAGTTGGGCGTGTTCTTGCTGGTCGTGATGTTCCGCTTGATGAGGCGGAGAGATATTTAAACCCCACCCTAAAAGACCTTCTTCCCAATCCTTCAACGTTTAAGGATATGGATGTAGCCGCGTCTCGTATTGCCCATGCCATTAGAAACGGCGAGAATATTGCTGTATTTGGTGATTATGATGTGGACGGAGCAACCTCAAGCGGGTTACTGAAGTGTTTCTTTGATCAAATCGGTGTGCCTTTGCGGATCTATATTCCTGATCGCATGAGCGAGGGGTATGGCCTTAATACACCTGCTTTGCAGACCTTAAAAGGTGAGGGGGCCGATCTCGTAATAACGGTTGATTGCGGGATTGTTTCTTTTGCTGAGGCTGATGCGGCAAAGGAGATAGGACTTGACCTGATCATCGTGGACCACCATCAGGCGGAAACACGCCTTCCGGAAGCCATCGCAGTTGTTAATCCGAAGCGACATGATGAAAATCAGGAGTTCACCTACCTGGCGGCTGTTGGGGTCGCCTTTATTCTGCTCGTTGCGATCAATAGAGAGCTTAGAGACAGTGGCTGGTATGGAGACCGCAAAGCACCAGACCTAATCGGATTGCTGGATCTCGTAGCGCTTGGGACTGTATGTGACGTGGTGCCTCTTGTGGGGTTAAACAGGGCATTTGTCGCGCAGGGTCTGAAAGTCATGGCGCAGCGGCGTAATCCGGGGCTTGTGGCTCTTGCGGATGTGGCAGGGCTTGATGAAGCTCCCGGCACATATCATCTGGGGTATATAATGGGGCCGCGGGTCAATGCAGGTGGCCGGGTTGGTAAGGCGGACTATGGTCCCAAACTCCTCTCTTCCCAAAACCGTGAGGAGTGTGCGGAGCTCGCTCGTGTTTTAGATGAATACAATCTTGAACGTAAAGCCATTGAAACGCAGGTGACGGAAGAAGCGCAGGCGATTGCAGAAAAGCAGTCAGACAGTGATGGTGTTCTTGTTGTTTCAGGGGAAGGGTGGCATCCAGGCGTTATCGGTATCGTCGCCAGCCGCCTGAAAGAAGCTTTCCAGAGGCCTGCTATTGTCATTGGTCTGGATAATGGCATTGGTAAAGGGTCGGGACGTTCTATCGCTGGCGTAGACTTGGGAGCCGCTATTGGCGCTGCACGTCATCTGGAAATTCTGGACGCCGGCGGGGGCCATGCCATGGCAGCAGGCTTGACCATAAAAGAAAACAAGATTGATGAGTTTCGGAATTTTCTGAATGACCGGCTTTCCTCTCATGTAGAGGAGGCCGTTAAAACAGCAAGTCTGGGCCTTGATGGTGTAGTAGGAGTTGAAGGGGCGTCTTTGGACCTCATTGAGAAACTTGAGCTTGCAGGGCCATATGGGGCAGGTAATCCAGAACCCAGATTTGTCTTAGGTCACGCCAAAATTGTTAAAGCCGATATTGTTGGGGAAAACCACGTCCGTGTCATTTTAACAGGTGCGGGGAACCGTGGGCGGATCAGCGGCATCTGTTTTAAAAGTCTGGAAACTGATTTGGGAGAAGCACTTTTAAATCATCGCGGTAGCTCGTTTCACGTTGCTGGATATTTAAGAAAAAACACATGGAGAGGGCAGTCTTCAGCACAGATCCTGATCGAGGATGCATACCGGCTTTCCTGA
- the argC gene encoding N-acetyl-gamma-glutamyl-phosphate reductase, which translates to MEKQNKVIKAGILGASGYTGAEAMRLLLRHPNVELTLLTADRKAGQSVEEVYPHLGGYGLPDMVSVEDADWSSVDVVFCGLPHGTTQEIIATLPKEVKVVDLSADFRLRNPETYAEWYGHAHQALDLQKEAVYGLTEFYREDVKEARLVACPGCYPTATLIALLPLVRAGLVDPKDLVIDAKSGITGAGRGLKQNTLFSEAGEGLSPYSVSKHRHAPEIEQEVAAFAGLKADDVRVNFVPHLIPMSRGELVTCHVKLTDGKTVQDIRDEYSALFKDEPFVRLLDGSAIPQTQMVRGSNHCVVNVFEDRIPGRATVIAAIDNLVKGSSGQAIQNMNLMFGFGETLGLEQVALFP; encoded by the coding sequence ATGGAAAAACAAAATAAAGTGATCAAAGCCGGCATTCTCGGCGCCAGTGGGTATACAGGGGCAGAAGCCATGCGGCTGTTGCTACGTCACCCAAATGTGGAACTCACATTATTGACGGCCGATCGGAAAGCCGGACAATCAGTAGAAGAAGTTTATCCGCATCTTGGCGGCTATGGCCTGCCTGATATGGTGTCAGTAGAAGATGCGGACTGGTCATCTGTAGACGTTGTATTCTGCGGGTTGCCTCATGGCACAACACAAGAAATTATCGCAACCCTTCCAAAAGAGGTGAAGGTGGTCGACCTTTCAGCTGATTTCCGTCTTCGGAACCCCGAGACTTATGCGGAATGGTATGGTCATGCTCATCAGGCGCTGGATTTGCAGAAAGAAGCAGTGTACGGCCTTACCGAATTTTATCGGGAAGATGTCAAAGAAGCACGGCTTGTGGCCTGTCCTGGCTGTTATCCAACAGCGACCCTGATTGCATTGCTGCCTTTGGTACGGGCTGGTCTTGTGGACCCGAAAGACTTGGTTATTGATGCAAAGTCAGGCATCACTGGCGCAGGTCGGGGCTTGAAGCAAAACACACTATTTAGTGAAGCCGGTGAGGGGCTAAGTCCTTACAGTGTGTCAAAGCACCGGCATGCTCCTGAAATCGAACAGGAAGTCGCGGCTTTTGCGGGACTGAAGGCTGATGATGTTCGGGTGAATTTTGTGCCGCATCTTATTCCTATGAGCCGGGGCGAACTGGTCACATGTCATGTGAAGTTGACCGATGGAAAAACAGTTCAGGATATTCGGGATGAGTATTCAGCACTGTTCAAGGATGAACCTTTTGTGCGTTTGCTGGATGGCTCCGCGATCCCGCAAACGCAAATGGTGCGGGGATCTAATCACTGCGTCGTAAATGTTTTTGAAGATCGTATTCCGGGTCGGGCTACGGTAATTGCTGCCATTGATAACCTTGTAAAAGGATCAAGCGGTCAGGCCATTCAAAACATGAACCTGATGTTCGGTTTTGGAGAAACACTAGGTTTGGAACAGGTTGCGCTCTTCCCATAA
- a CDS encoding LL-diaminopimelate aminotransferase: MNSDFHRIKRLPPYVFEEVNRMKAAARAAGEDIIDLGMGNPDTPTPQHIVDKMVETVKDGRTHRYSTSRGIPGLRRANAAYYKRRFGVDIDPETETIATLGSKEGLANLAMAITTPGDVILSPNPSYPIHPYGFIIAGAVVRHFEVGPHIDFFESLEKGMHHCFPTPTCLILNFPSNPTAMTVDLDFYKRVVDFAKEHKMYILSDLAYAEIYFGDTPPPSILQVEGARDVAVEFTSLSKTYSMPGWRMGFATGNKELIGALTRIKSYLDYGAFTPIQVAATAALNGPQDCVQEVRDMYRVRRDVMISSMKAAGWDIPSPEATMFAWAPIPEPFTELGSLEFSKLLLQKAQVAVAPGLGFGEHGDKFVRIAIVENEQRIRQAARNIKKFMSEADAHLAAYKAEKLGK; encoded by the coding sequence ATGAATTCCGATTTTCACCGCATTAAGCGATTGCCCCCATACGTTTTCGAAGAAGTGAACCGTATGAAAGCAGCCGCGCGAGCGGCCGGGGAGGACATCATTGACCTTGGGATGGGTAATCCTGATACGCCGACCCCACAGCATATCGTGGATAAAATGGTCGAAACGGTTAAGGATGGACGTACTCATCGCTATTCCACAAGCCGAGGTATTCCGGGCCTTCGCCGCGCGAACGCGGCATATTACAAGCGCCGCTTTGGTGTGGATATTGATCCTGAGACTGAAACAATTGCAACATTGGGCTCTAAAGAAGGTCTCGCAAACCTTGCCATGGCGATTACAACGCCGGGTGATGTGATCCTGTCTCCAAACCCTAGTTACCCGATCCACCCCTATGGGTTTATCATTGCTGGTGCGGTTGTTCGCCATTTTGAGGTTGGGCCGCATATTGATTTCTTCGAGAGTTTGGAGAAAGGGATGCATCACTGTTTCCCAACTCCTACATGCTTGATCCTTAACTTCCCGTCCAACCCAACGGCGATGACGGTGGATCTGGATTTCTACAAGCGGGTCGTGGATTTTGCGAAAGAGCACAAGATGTATATCTTGTCGGACCTTGCATATGCCGAAATCTATTTCGGCGATACACCACCGCCTTCAATTTTGCAGGTCGAAGGGGCGCGTGACGTTGCCGTTGAATTTACATCACTGTCCAAGACCTACTCCATGCCTGGTTGGCGTATGGGCTTCGCAACAGGCAATAAAGAACTGATTGGCGCGCTTACACGGATTAAATCTTATCTGGATTATGGTGCGTTTACACCTATTCAGGTGGCCGCAACTGCCGCCCTGAACGGGCCACAGGATTGTGTGCAGGAAGTTCGCGATATGTACCGGGTGCGCCGTGATGTTATGATTAGCAGCATGAAAGCAGCAGGGTGGGACATCCCCTCCCCAGAAGCTACCATGTTTGCCTGGGCCCCAATTCCAGAACCGTTTACTGAGCTTGGCAGTCTCGAGTTCTCGAAATTGCTCCTTCAAAAAGCGCAAGTTGCTGTTGCACCTGGTCTTGGCTTTGGTGAGCATGGCGATAAGTTTGTCCGTATTGCCATTGTTGAGAATGAACAGCGTATTCGCCAGGCCGCAAGAAATATCAAAAAATTCATGTCGGAAGCTGATGCGCATCTGGCAGCTTATAAAGCAGAGAAGTTGGGAAAATGA
- the glpX gene encoding class II fructose-bisphosphatase: MDRKLTLEIVRVTEAAARAACNLVGLGDEKAADQAAVDAMRTALNALDIDGTIVIGEGERDEAPMLYIGEKVGSGEGPKIDIALDPLEGTTLTAKGGPNALAVIAFAESGNFLHAPDTYMEKIAVGGGLPEGVIDLDKAAGDNVRAVAEAKGVPVNQITACVLDRPRHSEIISSIRETGARIKLISDGDVAGVMATSNPDSGVDIYIGTGGAPEGVLAAAALRCIGGQMQGRLVFRNEDEKKRAIKWGVEDFDKIYSLEELASGNVIFAATGVTDGSMLRGVRQIGDRVHTETIVMRSKSGTVRYIRGNHRAK; encoded by the coding sequence ATGGATCGCAAACTCACGCTCGAAATCGTGCGTGTCACAGAAGCCGCCGCTCGCGCTGCGTGTAATCTGGTTGGTCTGGGCGATGAAAAAGCTGCTGACCAAGCCGCTGTTGATGCAATGCGCACGGCTTTGAATGCGCTGGATATCGATGGTACGATCGTTATTGGTGAAGGTGAGCGCGATGAAGCGCCAATGCTCTACATCGGTGAGAAAGTCGGTAGCGGTGAAGGTCCAAAGATCGATATCGCTCTGGACCCACTTGAAGGCACAACACTGACAGCTAAAGGCGGTCCAAATGCATTGGCAGTTATTGCTTTTGCTGAATCCGGTAACTTCTTGCACGCTCCAGATACTTACATGGAGAAAATCGCAGTTGGCGGCGGCCTTCCTGAAGGTGTGATTGATCTTGATAAAGCGGCCGGTGATAATGTTCGTGCCGTCGCTGAAGCAAAAGGTGTTCCTGTGAATCAGATCACTGCATGTGTTCTGGACCGCCCGCGTCACTCAGAGATTATTTCTTCTATTCGTGAAACAGGTGCGCGCATCAAGCTGATCTCTGACGGGGACGTTGCCGGTGTGATGGCGACATCCAACCCGGACAGTGGTGTTGATATCTATATCGGTACTGGTGGTGCCCCTGAAGGTGTTCTGGCGGCGGCTGCGCTTCGTTGTATTGGTGGTCAGATGCAAGGTCGTTTGGTTTTCCGTAATGAAGATGAGAAAAAACGGGCAATCAAATGGGGTGTGGAAGATTTTGATAAAATCTACTCTCTGGAAGAACTGGCCTCCGGCAATGTTATTTTCGCCGCTACCGGTGTAACAGACGGGTCTATGCTACGCGGTGTTCGCCAGATTGGTGATCGCGTTCATACAGAAACAATTGTAATGCGTTCCAAGTCAGGAACAGTGCGTTACATCCGCGGCAACCACCGCGCAAAGTAA
- a CDS encoding gamma carbonic anhydrase family protein, with amino-acid sequence MTKNIINFKGITPEIHETAFVAPSADVIGDVVIGEGSSIWFNCVVRGDVNTIRIGKRSNIQDGTVIHVSNGTHPANVGDDVLVGHNCIIHGCTLENGSFVGMGTTVLDGAVVESGGMLAAGALLTPGKVVPSGQLWGGSPAKYLRDLTPEQQENLTSGAEHYAELAKVYKDELE; translated from the coding sequence ATGACCAAAAATATTATAAATTTCAAAGGCATAACGCCAGAAATTCATGAAACAGCGTTTGTCGCGCCCTCTGCGGATGTGATCGGCGATGTTGTCATTGGTGAAGGTTCCAGCATCTGGTTTAACTGTGTTGTGCGTGGGGATGTTAATACTATCCGCATCGGTAAACGCAGCAACATTCAAGACGGAACGGTTATCCATGTCTCCAACGGGACGCACCCCGCTAACGTCGGGGATGACGTTTTGGTTGGTCATAACTGTATTATTCACGGATGCACGTTGGAAAATGGCAGCTTTGTCGGTATGGGTACCACTGTACTGGATGGTGCCGTTGTTGAAAGTGGCGGCATGCTGGCGGCAGGCGCATTACTGACTCCGGGCAAAGTAGTCCCCTCAGGTCAGTTGTGGGGTGGCTCACCGGCAAAATACCTTCGCGATCTGACACCAGAGCAGCAGGAAAATCTCACAAGTGGCGCAGAGCATTACGCCGAACTTGCGAAAGTCTACAAAGATGAGTTGGAATAG
- a CDS encoding homoserine dehydrogenase, giving the protein MRLGIAGIGTVGVGVIKIVEKHGELLANRCGEPIEVVAVSGRDRTKDRGVNLDGMTWYDNAVDLASDPNVDMVLELIGGSEGVARELCTKALEAGKPVVTANKALLAVHGTELATLAEQNNTSLAYEAAVAGGIPIVKAIREGLAGNVFTRVYGILNGTCNYILTEMEETGGDFGDILADAQKLGYAEADPSFDVDGVDAAHKLAILTSLAFGTPVDFDSVYIEGIREVTALDIQFAQEFGYRIRLLGVARQTEKGIEQRVHPCMVKRETAIANVSGVFNAVVAEGDFVDSTVYEGRGAGEGPTASAVMADVIDITSGRTSPTFGIPANKLTDLPKVPVKEHVGCYYVRLTVLDQPGVIADISAAFRDEQVSIESLLQRGRDPEQSVSVVLTTHEVQEEALVRALGRIENFDHNVAAPRMIRIAKL; this is encoded by the coding sequence ATGAGATTAGGTATTGCCGGTATCGGTACCGTTGGTGTCGGTGTCATCAAGATTGTTGAAAAACACGGTGAATTGCTTGCAAATCGTTGTGGCGAACCGATCGAAGTGGTTGCGGTTTCGGGGCGGGATCGCACGAAAGATCGTGGGGTCAATCTGGATGGCATGACGTGGTATGATAATGCTGTAGATCTTGCCTCTGATCCTAATGTGGATATGGTTCTTGAACTTATTGGCGGTAGTGAAGGTGTTGCGCGCGAGCTGTGTACGAAAGCACTGGAAGCTGGAAAGCCTGTCGTAACTGCGAATAAGGCGCTGCTCGCGGTGCACGGAACAGAGCTAGCAACACTGGCTGAGCAGAACAACACTTCTTTGGCTTATGAAGCGGCTGTTGCGGGCGGCATCCCGATTGTGAAAGCCATCCGCGAAGGCCTGGCAGGAAACGTGTTCACACGCGTATATGGCATCTTGAACGGCACCTGTAACTACATCCTGACTGAGATGGAAGAAACTGGTGGCGATTTTGGAGATATTCTGGCGGATGCGCAGAAACTGGGATATGCCGAAGCAGATCCAAGCTTCGATGTGGATGGTGTCGATGCCGCACATAAGCTGGCGATCCTGACCAGCCTTGCCTTTGGTACACCAGTGGATTTTGACAGCGTTTATATTGAAGGTATCCGCGAAGTAACTGCACTGGATATCCAGTTTGCGCAGGAATTTGGCTATCGCATTCGTTTGCTGGGTGTTGCGCGCCAAACTGAAAAAGGAATTGAGCAGCGGGTTCATCCCTGCATGGTCAAACGTGAAACTGCCATTGCGAACGTCTCGGGTGTTTTCAATGCTGTTGTTGCAGAGGGTGACTTTGTTGACAGTACAGTATATGAGGGCCGGGGCGCGGGTGAGGGACCGACAGCTTCTGCGGTTATGGCTGATGTTATTGATATCACATCAGGTAGAACGTCACCGACTTTTGGTATTCCGGCAAACAAGCTGACAGACCTGCCCAAGGTGCCAGTTAAAGAACATGTTGGCTGCTACTATGTGCGCCTGACAGTTCTTGATCAGCCTGGTGTTATTGCTGATATTTCTGCGGCTTTCCGCGATGAGCAGGTGTCCATCGAAAGTCTGCTGCAACGTGGCCGGGATCCAGAGCAATCGGTTTCCGTCGTACTGACAACACACGAGGTTCAGGAAGAGGCGCTGGTACGCGCTCTCGGCCGGATCGAAAACTTTGATCACAACGTGGCGGCCCCACGCATGATCAGAATTGCAAAACTGTAA
- a CDS encoding OmpA family protein, whose translation MVTQVFLSDMDLDGIKKGISRAAIIASLLVVSGCSSTPDWVNPLNWWGDDEEEAAVETAATGEYPKLGSVPDKAGTTVSIQDAENIKEGLQADRTNAQYTDQQLRAETSAQPPAPTPAVPASVKPVQQVGPAVTPSPSTNVSANQLGAPGQQFPQTQVQTGQKLMPNAAPVTSPQEAYARQIPGTGTVLISGTSAQDVMQKQLMASSATTTTLPANTQFQSLQPVPLGNSAVSVAPIVRDVYNQPTQLGYGAAIGQPGYGAVGLTGKPNAVIYFDVGSSRVGAGDMSKIAALATQQKQTGAMVKVVGHASSRTRQLPVDRHKMVNLRMSQERSSAVVKALISKGVSPQKITVESVSDSNPVTRESMPSEEAKNRRTEIFLVN comes from the coding sequence ATGGTAACACAGGTTTTTCTTTCGGATATGGATTTGGATGGCATCAAAAAAGGGATATCGCGGGCGGCAATTATCGCTTCCTTGCTGGTCGTGTCCGGATGTTCCTCCACTCCTGATTGGGTAAACCCTCTGAACTGGTGGGGAGACGATGAGGAAGAAGCTGCGGTAGAGACTGCTGCAACCGGTGAATATCCAAAACTCGGATCCGTTCCAGACAAAGCTGGAACCACTGTGTCCATTCAGGATGCTGAAAATATCAAGGAAGGCCTGCAGGCGGATCGCACAAATGCGCAATATACCGACCAGCAGCTTCGTGCAGAGACGTCTGCCCAGCCACCAGCCCCAACTCCGGCTGTACCCGCTTCTGTAAAGCCTGTTCAGCAGGTTGGTCCAGCTGTTACCCCATCGCCATCAACCAACGTGAGTGCGAACCAACTTGGCGCGCCAGGTCAGCAGTTCCCTCAAACTCAAGTGCAGACCGGACAAAAATTGATGCCGAATGCAGCACCGGTAACATCTCCGCAGGAAGCCTATGCACGTCAAATCCCTGGAACGGGTACCGTGCTCATTTCCGGAACAAGTGCTCAGGATGTGATGCAGAAGCAGCTTATGGCTTCCTCTGCGACGACAACTACGTTGCCAGCAAATACTCAGTTCCAATCATTGCAACCTGTACCGCTTGGAAATTCTGCGGTGTCTGTCGCGCCGATTGTTCGAGATGTTTATAACCAGCCCACTCAATTGGGATATGGCGCTGCCATTGGCCAGCCGGGTTACGGTGCCGTGGGGCTGACAGGCAAACCAAATGCCGTTATTTACTTTGACGTTGGATCCTCCCGCGTGGGGGCTGGTGATATGAGTAAAATCGCAGCATTGGCCACACAGCAGAAACAAACGGGTGCCATGGTCAAAGTTGTCGGACATGCATCAAGCCGTACGCGTCAGCTTCCGGTAGATCGTCACAAGATGGTCAACTTACGCATGTCACAGGAACGTTCGAGTGCTGTGGTAAAAGCACTGATCAGCAAGGGTGTGAGCCCTCAGAAAATTACTGTGGAATCCGTGAGTGACAGCAACCCTGTCACACGGGAGTCCATGCCAAGCGAGGAAGCAAAAAACCGCAGGACGGAAATCTTCCTCGTCAATTGA
- a CDS encoding PHA/PHB synthase family protein, translating to MSERKESQFPNTLPEGSAEFAENFAKISEKSMELVNNFYEQQSKQVDFDPDPFNIGGAFMELSQKMMSDPAKLIEAQAELWKGYMDIWQNMALAASGQKSEPVVEPAKGDKRFRSDEWTQNQIFDYIKQSYLLTSNWVNDVVASVDGLDEESRKKVDFYTKQMTDAMSPTNFFWSNPDVLKATLESKGENLIKGLENLLEDMQAGQGQLNPRMVPEGAFEVGKNVAVTPGKVVFQNEMMQLIQYTPTTEKVYKKPLLITPPWINKFYILDLRQDNSFIKWCVDKGYTVFVISWVNPDERHIDRTFESYMSEGILAALDAIEETVGEKEVTTIGYCIGGTLMSATLAYLAAIGEKRIAASTFFAAQTDFDDAGDLLLFTDEEQVQMIERKMKAAGFLEGKNMATTFNMLRSNDLIWSFVINNYLLGKDPFPFDLLFWNCDTTNMPPQMHSFYLRNMYQKNLLSKPGGLTLGGQPIDLSKVEVPIFVQASKEDHIAPYTSVFKATKLMSGPAEFMLAGSGHIAGVINHPDAKKYQHWTNSSKKKYETADEWLADATEHPGSWWPHWHKWLSKKSGPKVDARDPEKGKLKPIEDAPGSYVKAKAKAGKQGAKD from the coding sequence ATGTCCGAACGAAAAGAAAGCCAATTTCCAAATACCCTTCCAGAAGGCTCCGCAGAATTTGCCGAAAACTTCGCCAAGATTTCCGAGAAAAGTATGGAATTGGTGAATAATTTCTACGAACAACAAAGCAAGCAGGTCGACTTCGACCCCGACCCCTTCAATATTGGCGGCGCTTTCATGGAGCTTAGCCAGAAAATGATGTCGGACCCTGCCAAACTGATTGAGGCTCAAGCAGAGCTTTGGAAGGGCTATATGGATATCTGGCAGAATATGGCGCTCGCCGCGTCTGGCCAGAAATCAGAACCTGTCGTTGAACCAGCAAAAGGTGACAAACGCTTCCGCTCCGATGAATGGACACAAAATCAGATATTTGACTATATCAAGCAAAGTTACCTGCTGACATCCAACTGGGTGAATGACGTGGTTGCGTCAGTTGACGGATTGGATGAAGAAAGCCGCAAAAAAGTGGATTTCTACACCAAGCAAATGACGGACGCCATGTCACCGACCAACTTCTTCTGGTCCAACCCGGATGTCCTTAAGGCCACCTTGGAAAGCAAAGGTGAGAACCTGATCAAAGGCCTTGAAAATCTGCTGGAAGACATGCAAGCAGGTCAGGGCCAGCTCAATCCACGCATGGTCCCTGAAGGCGCGTTTGAAGTTGGCAAAAACGTTGCGGTCACACCGGGTAAGGTCGTCTTCCAGAACGAGATGATGCAACTGATCCAGTACACTCCGACAACGGAAAAGGTGTATAAAAAACCACTTCTGATCACCCCGCCCTGGATCAACAAATTTTACATTCTTGACCTGCGTCAGGATAATTCCTTCATCAAATGGTGCGTCGACAAAGGCTATACGGTTTTTGTGATTTCATGGGTAAACCCGGATGAGCGTCATATTGATCGAACCTTCGAAAGTTACATGTCCGAAGGTATTCTCGCCGCGCTCGACGCCATTGAAGAAACCGTTGGGGAAAAAGAAGTCACCACAATCGGTTACTGTATTGGCGGCACGCTTATGTCGGCAACGCTCGCATATCTAGCGGCGATCGGTGAAAAGCGTATTGCCGCCAGCACTTTCTTTGCTGCCCAGACAGATTTCGATGATGCGGGTGATCTCTTGCTCTTCACCGATGAAGAGCAGGTGCAGATGATTGAGCGAAAAATGAAAGCCGCCGGCTTCCTTGAAGGGAAGAATATGGCGACTACGTTCAACATGTTGCGCTCCAACGACCTCATTTGGTCTTTCGTGATCAACAACTACTTGTTGGGCAAAGATCCGTTCCCGTTTGATCTGTTATTCTGGAACTGCGACACAACAAATATGCCGCCACAGATGCATAGTTTCTATCTTCGGAACATGTACCAGAAGAACCTGCTGAGCAAGCCGGGCGGTCTGACATTGGGCGGTCAACCGATTGACTTATCAAAAGTTGAAGTTCCGATTTTTGTTCAAGCGAGCAAGGAAGACCATATTGCACCATATACTTCCGTGTTCAAGGCCACCAAACTGATGAGCGGCCCGGCCGAATTTATGCTGGCGGGATCGGGACATATTGCTGGTGTGATCAATCACCCGGACGCGAAGAAATATCAGCACTGGACAAATTCGAGCAAGAAAAAATACGAGACTGCTGATGAATGGCTTGCTGACGCAACAGAACATCCGGGGTCATGGTGGCCGCACTGGCACAAATGGCTTTCAAAGAAATCCGGACCGAAGGTTGATGCCCGCGATCCGGAAAAAGGTAAGCTAAAACCAATTGAAGATGCGCCAGGGTCTTACGTTAAGGCTAAGGCGAAAGCCGGAAAACAAGGGGCGAAGGACTAG